The stretch of DNA TGCTCACGAGTTTGTGGCATTGGGCCGTCAGTTGCAGCTACTACCAGAATAGCGCCGTCCATTTGAGCAGCACCAGTGATCATGTTCTTAACGTAGTCGGCGTGTCCCGGGCAGTCAACGTGTGCATAGTGACGGCTTGGGGTGTCGTATTCTACGTGAGAAGTGTTGATGGTAATACCACGAGCTTTTTCTTCTGGTGCGTTATCGATTTGATCGAATGCACGAGCCTGACCACCGTAAGTTTTTGCTAATACGTTGGTGATAGCTGCTGTCAGAGTAGTTTTACCATGGTCAACGTGGCCGATAGTACCAACGTTAACGTGCGGTTTTGTACGTTCAAATTTTTCTTTAGACACGATTCTCTTCCTTTACACTATCCCCCTCTATCCGAGGGGGACTGGGATATAAATTTATTACCCGTGAGGCTTATTTAGCCTTGCGAGCTTCGATAATTGCTGTAGCAACGTTATTAGGTGCTTCACTGTACTTCAAGAACTCCATAGAGTAAGAAGCACGACCCTGTGTTTGTGAACGCAGGTCTGTAGCATAACCAAACATTTCAGATAGTGGAACTTGAGCACGTACAATTTTACCTGTAGCCAAGTCTTCCATACCTTCGATGATACCACGACGACGGTTTAAGTCACCGATCACATCACCCATGTAGTCTTCTGGAGTTTCTACTTCAACCTTCATGATTGGTTCCAGCAGAATTGGTTTTGCCTTCATGAAGCCTTCTTTAAAGGCGATAGAAGCAGCCAATTTAAACGCCAGTTCTGAGGAGTCGACATCATGGTAAGAACCGTAGTGCAGACGCACTTTGATATCAACAACCGGATAACCAGCCAGAGGACCAGATTTCAGTTGCTCCTGAATACCTTTGTCAACCGCAGGGATGAATTCACCAGGAATCACACCACCTTTAATATCGTTGACGAACTCGTAGCCTGGGCCACCCGCTTCCAGTGGAGACATATCAATAATGACGTCACCATACTGACCACGACCACCAGATTGTTTAGCGTGTTTACCCTGAACGTCTTTAATCGTTTCACGGATAGTTTCACGATAAGCTACCTGAGGTTTACCAATGTTAGCTTCAACGTTGAATTCACGACGCATACGGTCAACTAACACGTCTAAGTGTAGCTCACCCATACCCGCGATAATGGTCTGGCCTGATTCTTCATCAGTCTGAACGCGGAATGATGGATCTTCTTGTGCCAGACGGCCTAAAGCGATACCCATTTTTTCCTGGTCAGCTTTAGTTTTTGGCTCAACAGCTACAGAAATCACTGGCTCTGGGAATTCCATACGTTCCAGGATAATAGGCTTAGCCTGATCACATAATGTGTCACCAGTAGTCACGTCTTTCAGACCGATAGCAGCTGCGATGTCACCAGCACGAACTTCTTTGATCTCTTCACGTTTGTTAGCGTGCATCTGAACGATACGGCCAAAACGCTCACGTTTGTCTTTTACTGAGTTCAGTACTGTGTCACCAGAGTTAACAACGCCGGAATAAACACGGAAGAACGTCAGGTTACCAACAAATGGGTCGGTGGCAATTTTAAATGCTAACGCAGAGAACGGTTCGGCATCGTCAGCGTGACGAGCAGCTGGAGTACCATCATCCAGTTCGCCGTTGATCGCTTCGATATCGGTTGGTGCAGGTAAATATTCAATTACCGCATCCAACATTGCCTGAACGCCTTTGTTCTTAAACGCAGAACCACAGGTAACCAGAATAATTTCATTATTCAGGACACGCTTACGTAATGCTGCAGTAACTTCTTCTTCAGTCAGCTCTTCGCCGCCTAAATACTTGTCCATCAGCTCTTCTGAAGCTTCAGCTGCTGCTTCAAATGCATTCTGCTGCCATTTTTTCGCATCTTCAAGCAAATGAGCTGGAACATCTTCATAGGTAAAGGTAACGCCTTGATCGGCTTCGCTCCAGTTGATTGCTTTCATTTTCAGCAAGTCAACGATACCGGTGAAGCTATCTTCAGCACCAATTGGTAACTGAATAGGAACAGCATTTGCTGCCAGACGCGATTTTAATTGCTCAACTACGCGCAGGAAGTTAGCTCCCATACGGTCCATTTTGTTAACGAACGCGATACGTGGAACTTTATATTTGTTAGCCTGACGCCAAACGGTTTCAGACTGTGGCTGAACACCACCAACTGCACAGTAAACCATTACTGCACCATCCAGAACACGCATAGAACGTTCTACTTCGATAGTGAAGTCAACGTGTCCCGGGGTATCAATAATATTGATACGGTGTGCGTCGAATTGTTTAGCCATACCAGACCAGAATGCCGTAGTCGCAGCGGAGGTGATAGTGATACCACGCTCTTGCTCCTGTTCCATCCAGTCCATAGTTGCTGAACCTTCGTGAGTTTCACCGATTTTATGGTTTACACCAGTATAAAAAAGGATACGTTCAGTAGTGGTTGTTTTACCGGCATCAATGTGAGCACTGATACCGATGTTGCGATAACGCTCAATAGGGGTTACACGAGCCATTTTATTCCTCGATTACTAGGTCGTTCTTCAGATAACCCATGCGGGTCAACTTAAAAAGCGCCCGCATGATGATTAGCATAACTACCGAAAACAAATTACCAACGGTAGTGGGCGAACGCCTTGTTGGCTTCAGCCATACGGTGAACGTCTTCACGTTTCTTAACTGCAGTACCTTTGTTCTCTGCAGCATCAGACAGTTCATTCGCTAAGCGTAAAGCCATGGATTTATCACCTCGTTTACGAGCTGCTTCTACAATCCAACGCATGGCAAGTGCATTACGGCGAACCGGACGAACTTCAACCGGTACCTGGTATGTAGAACCACCAACACGACGAGACTTAACTTCTACAGTCGGTCTTACGTTGTCCAGGGCAATTTCAAAAGCTTCCAGTTCGTTTTTACCTGAACGCTGAGATAAAGTCTCAAGCGCAGTATAAACGATAGCTTCAGCGGTAGATTTTTTACCATCTACCATTAAAATATTTACAAATTTGGCCAGTAAGTCAGATCCGAACTTAGGATCTGGCAGAATTTTACGTTGACCAATGACGCGACGACGTGGCATGGAAATACTCCGTTGTTAATTCAGGATTGTCCAAAACTCGATGAGTTTATTTTGACATTAAGTTAAAAATGTTTGGCCTTACTTAACGGGTAACCATTAAGCCTTCGGCTTCTTCACGCCATACTTGGAACGGGCTTGCTTACGGTCTTTAACACCTGAGCAGTCCAGCGCGCCACGGACGGTGTGATAACGCACACCCGGCAGGTCTTTAACACGGCCACCACGAATCAGGATCACGGAGTGCTCCTGCAGGTTATGACCTTCACCACCGATATATGAAGAAACTTCAAAACCGTTAGTTAAACGTACACGACAAACTTTACGTAATGCAGAGTTTGGTTTTTTTGGAGTGGTGGTATATACGCGAGTACATACTCCACGTTTCTGCGGGCAAGCTTCCAGCGCAGGAACGTTGCTTTTTGCAACCTTCATTGAGCGCGGTTTGCGTACCAGCTGGTTAATTGTTGCCATTAAAAAAAGCTCCTGGTTTTTTTACTTTCGTAAACACGTAATAAATCGATCCCTGAATGCATAGGTACACTGAGGGACGCAAAATTTTATGGCTGAAGTGGGTAACTGTCAAGAAATATACAGTATTGAACAATGAACAAAGGAGTGGACAGCTTGATTTATCAGAATATTCACTAAAACAATAATAAATAAATGTCACCAATTCACTTGAGGATAATGGTCAACACTGAGATCCACTAAGCCTGAGTAATCAATAATCTCAACATGACTATCAATAAGTAGCAATAACCCCCGGGCCTCAATATCTTCCCGAAGCACATAAATATTTATTGGGTTACGCTGAATAAACAGTGCCAACCAGCGGCTATCTTTCAATGCCGCCGTTACACCATCCTGCAACAATACCAACACATCATCCTGCGCGATGGTATTGACCAGTGCATTCATATCAATTTGATAAGGCGAATGTGAGACAGTATGTAACACGCTTAATCCTTAAAAAGTTAACACTACGTCATAACCCGATAAATGCTCATGCATTTGCTGCTGATTCAGGCGAATTGCGTTAATGATTAATGCGGCATCCTGATTAATCCCACGTTCAAACATTGAATCCGTACAAACAAAACATTGCTCAATATCGTATAACGCCAGGACACCAAAGGTGGCAATATAGTTACGCATCAGTATCTGCTCAGGTTGTTGTCCGGGAAGTAACTGAAAAACACCATCTGAAAGAAAGAACAGGCCGATTTCTTCTGTCAGGGCAGAGGTTGCTAAAACAGCGTCTAACCCTTCTCTACCGCCTGAAGAACCATGAGGAACATGAGTAAAAACAAAGGCTATTTTCTTCATATCCAGCCTGCCTAAAACTGCATGACGCGATCGCAAGTCAGCATCGCTTCCGCTAATGAACCCAATCCACTTAGCACAAATCCCGGTTGCAAATTAGCCGTCGTTTGTTGACGCAATGCAGCTTCTTGTTCATCCACTACGCCACGACGCAACGCGGCGGCGACACAAACATTCAGCAC from Limnobaculum xujianqingii encodes:
- the fusA gene encoding elongation factor G; its protein translation is MARVTPIERYRNIGISAHIDAGKTTTTERILFYTGVNHKIGETHEGSATMDWMEQEQERGITITSAATTAFWSGMAKQFDAHRINIIDTPGHVDFTIEVERSMRVLDGAVMVYCAVGGVQPQSETVWRQANKYKVPRIAFVNKMDRMGANFLRVVEQLKSRLAANAVPIQLPIGAEDSFTGIVDLLKMKAINWSEADQGVTFTYEDVPAHLLEDAKKWQQNAFEAAAEASEELMDKYLGGEELTEEEVTAALRKRVLNNEIILVTCGSAFKNKGVQAMLDAVIEYLPAPTDIEAINGELDDGTPAARHADDAEPFSALAFKIATDPFVGNLTFFRVYSGVVNSGDTVLNSVKDKRERFGRIVQMHANKREEIKEVRAGDIAAAIGLKDVTTGDTLCDQAKPIILERMEFPEPVISVAVEPKTKADQEKMGIALGRLAQEDPSFRVQTDEESGQTIIAGMGELHLDVLVDRMRREFNVEANIGKPQVAYRETIRETIKDVQGKHAKQSGGRGQYGDVIIDMSPLEAGGPGYEFVNDIKGGVIPGEFIPAVDKGIQEQLKSGPLAGYPVVDIKVRLHYGSYHDVDSSELAFKLAASIAFKEGFMKAKPILLEPIMKVEVETPEDYMGDVIGDLNRRRGIIEGMEDLATGKIVRAQVPLSEMFGYATDLRSQTQGRASYSMEFLKYSEAPNNVATAIIEARKAK
- the rpsG gene encoding 30S ribosomal protein S7; amino-acid sequence: MPRRRVIGQRKILPDPKFGSDLLAKFVNILMVDGKKSTAEAIVYTALETLSQRSGKNELEAFEIALDNVRPTVEVKSRRVGGSTYQVPVEVRPVRRNALAMRWIVEAARKRGDKSMALRLANELSDAAENKGTAVKKREDVHRMAEANKAFAHYRW
- the rpsL gene encoding 30S ribosomal protein S12, yielding MATINQLVRKPRSMKVAKSNVPALEACPQKRGVCTRVYTTTPKKPNSALRKVCRVRLTNGFEVSSYIGGEGHNLQEHSVILIRGGRVKDLPGVRYHTVRGALDCSGVKDRKQARSKYGVKKPKA
- the tusB gene encoding sulfurtransferase complex subunit TusB; its protein translation is MLHTVSHSPYQIDMNALVNTIAQDDVLVLLQDGVTAALKDSRWLALFIQRNPINIYVLREDIEARGLLLLIDSHVEIIDYSGLVDLSVDHYPQVNW
- the tusC gene encoding sulfurtransferase complex subunit TusC, coding for MKKIAFVFTHVPHGSSGGREGLDAVLATSALTEEIGLFFLSDGVFQLLPGQQPEQILMRNYIATFGVLALYDIEQCFVCTDSMFERGINQDAALIINAIRLNQQQMHEHLSGYDVVLTF